The DNA region GCGCCAGCGCGATCACCACGACCGCCAACGCCGACAGCGTCACCGCCGGGTTGGTCAGGGCGTAGAGCGGGGTGACCGTCGTTGGCACCGCCAGCAGCACCAGCAGGGCCAGCCCCCGGTAGCAGCGGCCCAACAGCGGCGCATGGGTCCGCAGGTCGAGGATATGGACCCACATGACCAGCGCGGCGGAAAAGCCGAGGAAGCCGCTGGCGCCGACCGCCAGGTTGAACGCCCAGCCCGGCAGGTCGGGCAGCAGGACGGCGGCGGTGCCGTTGGCGAACAGATAATAGACGAAGACCGTCGCCACATAGCCGGTATAGGCCAGCAGCGCCCCGTCGCGCAGCAGCAGCCCCAGCGCGACATAGCCCAGCGCCAGGATGCCCAGCACGCCCAGGAACAGCCCCTGGAACAGCAGGTCGGCGCCCTGGTGCGCGATATAGGCGGCGGGCGTCCAGATCCGCGCCGACAGGCGGATGGCGCTGACCGAATCGACCCGCAGATAGAGCGAGACCGGCCGCCCTTCCGGCAGGGTCAGCGCCAGGGCATGCAGCCGGGTCTTCAACGGCCGCTGGCTGAACGGCACGAAATCGCCCAGCCGGACCAGCCGGTAGCCCTCGGCTCCCTCCGGCGGGCGCCCCGACGGCGACGGCTTCGGAACGAACAGGTCGAGATGATCGATGTAGGCCTCGCCCATCTCCAGGATCCACTCGGCCGGCGCGCCGGGCGGGCGCAGCAGGTCGAAGCGGTACCAGTGGATGTCGCGCGTCTGCCCGACGCCGCGGAAATCGGCCCGCGGCTCCAGCCGTCCGGCGGCGTCGGCCTTCAGGACGTCGGCGAAGTCCAGCTTGCGCTCCGGATCGACCAGCCGGGCGAAATGGCCGGCAAGGCTCGCGCCGGCCGTGGCCGCCTCCAGCCGCAGCGGCTCGACCTGCCCGTCGGCCGCCCCACTCGCCGATGCATTGCCCGCACCGGCAAGCCATGGCAGCAGCGCGCAGATCAGGAGGACAAGGACGCCCGGACGCCGGAGAGTACGCCCGGAATAGCAATGGACGCGGGAATCCAGCGGTGCCGCGGGCACCGGCTTCCGCCGCCGCCCACCGCCGCCGGCACCATGTCCGGCCGGTTGGCCGCCCTGCCGGCCGATGATCGCGTCCTTCGTCATCGTCAGCGGTCGATAAGGTTAAAGTTTTAGGAAATGATTAAACAGGTATGCGGGCCACTCCTCCCGGGCCCGCCGTCGCGTCAGATTCTCGACGGCGACAGCTTGAACCCAACCACGCTATCGGCGGTTCCAAGCGAACGCACCAGCTCCATCGGATCGGGATCGCCCTTGCCCTGCAGGACCAGCTGGCATTCGAACAGGCCGCTGCCGTTGGCGAGATGGAAGGCCCAGTCGACCACCTCGAATCCCTGCTTCCTGGCCTCGACCCGCAAATCCTCCGGCGACGGCGCCTTGTCGCGGCTGAAGACCAGCGTCAGATGCATGACCGACCGGTGGGGCAGCAGCCGCTCGATCGGCCGCAGCAGGCTCATCACCAGGATGGTCAGGAGGGCGGCGGCGATGGCGACCGCATAGAAGCCGAGCCCGATGACGATGCCGATGGCCGATGTCGCCCAGATCGAAGCGGCGGTGGACAGGCCGCGGATCGACAGCCCCTCGCGCATGATCACCCCGGCGCCGAGAAATCCGATGCCGGTGACGATGCCTTGGATCACCCGGGTCGGATCGCTGATTCCAGGGACGGCGCCATGACCGCTCCCCCCCATGCCGCCGAACCACATGGCGGGATAGGCGTTGACCACGGTCAGCGCGGCCGATGCCAGGCAGACCAGCCCATAGGTCCGCATCCCCGCCGCCCGCCCGTGGAAGCTGCGCTCGTAGCCCAGCAGCAGCCCGACCGCCAGCGCCCCCAGCAGATGCAGCAGGATCAGGCCGTTGGTCGCCAGCGCGGCCGGCGACCAGTAGGAGAGCAGCACGTCCATGGCGTGTCCCGTTCCAGGCCGGGATCCGTTCCCAGCCACTCTTTCGGAACCGATCCTGGCCCCGATCGCCGGGCACGGCAAGGCCGGGCTCCAGCTTGCCGCGCCCCGGCACCGGCCGCCCGCTCCGTGCGAGGCGCCATTCGGTCACAGGCCGGCAACGCCCCCACTTGACGTGGGTCAATTCCAGACCACCGGAAAGTATCGATACTAAGGGCCGAAAACCGGTACCATAGTATCATCCTTTGGTACCGTCTCAACCGTTCCCGCTCCGACCGAGAGTGCCGCCATGAGGCCGACCAACCCCTCCCTGTCCCAGCCGTCCGACCGCAAGGCGGAGGATTTCGCGCCGGCCCCGACCCGCCGGGCCGAAGGGCTGATGTTCCTGTGGCTGGCGGTGCTGGTCTGGCCGTTGATCGCCGTCGGCACCGTCTCCGCCTACGGCTTCTCGATCTGGATCTACCAGATCCTCACGCACTGAGGCGTCAGCCTCCCCACGCACCGAGCCTTCCGCTCCCGAGGTTCCCCGCCATGCCCCGCGCTCCCGAGATCCACATCTCCAGCCTCGTCATCCAGCACAGCCCCGACCGCACCGACGCGGTGCGCGCGGCGGCGGCGACCGTCGCCGGGCTGGACTGGTGCGCGGCGGAGAACGGCAAGGCGGTGGTGACGCTGGTCACCGCCAGCGCCGCCGAGGTGGTGGACCGCATCGCCCTGCTGAACGCCGTCCCCGGCGTCCACAGCACCACCATGGTCTACCACCATTACGAACCCGCGGACGCGATCGACGCGGCCTGACCGGCGCCTCTCCCGTCCCCCGACCTTCTCCGAACCTGGAGTCTTCCTGTCATGTTCCTGTCCCGCCGCGATTACCTGAAGGCGCAAGCCGCCGCTGCCGCCGCCGCGGCGGCCGGAATCAGCCTGCCGGCCTCGGCCGCCAACATCCTCACCGGCGAAGGCGCCAGGCTCACCTGGTCCAAGGCGCCCTGCCGTTTCTGCGGCACCGGCTGCGGCGTGATGGTCGGCGTCA from Azospirillum thiophilum includes:
- a CDS encoding periplasmic nitrate reductase, NapE protein — translated: MRPTNPSLSQPSDRKAEDFAPAPTRRAEGLMFLWLAVLVWPLIAVGTVSAYGFSIWIYQILTH
- a CDS encoding sensor histidine kinase, with the protein product MTKDAIIGRQGGQPAGHGAGGGGRRRKPVPAAPLDSRVHCYSGRTLRRPGVLVLLICALLPWLAGAGNASASGAADGQVEPLRLEAATAGASLAGHFARLVDPERKLDFADVLKADAAGRLEPRADFRGVGQTRDIHWYRFDLLRPPGAPAEWILEMGEAYIDHLDLFVPKPSPSGRPPEGAEGYRLVRLGDFVPFSQRPLKTRLHALALTLPEGRPVSLYLRVDSVSAIRLSARIWTPAAYIAHQGADLLFQGLFLGVLGILALGYVALGLLLRDGALLAYTGYVATVFVYYLFANGTAAVLLPDLPGWAFNLAVGASGFLGFSAALVMWVHILDLRTHAPLLGRCYRGLALLVLLAVPTTVTPLYALTNPAVTLSALAVVVIALALTARLAWLTPGDLSLRFYLASTLVSLSGLTVAQLMLRGVLPADFAIADPYQVASMLAVLVLGVGLALRIGRLQAERLRAREESAFATKRAEEQRTFVAMLSHEFRAPLANIDSAAQMIALSGAVAVPSALNRLERIRVTTRKMAELVDLFLSADALDQGALALKPEPVRLGQLMEEALGGLEEPEEESRLAVAVDAPDLPLRVDAPFLGVAIGNLAQNALRYSPPESPVRVTAGEDGEGWVVVRVADRGRGMSAEEVGQIGSIYFRAASSRGTKGAGLGLYMTQKIVAAHGGTLTVESVRGEGSVFTIRLPPTAGTNGFGSPGPAGNKSG
- a CDS encoding chaperone NapD yields the protein MPRAPEIHISSLVIQHSPDRTDAVRAAAATVAGLDWCAAENGKAVVTLVTASAAEVVDRIALLNAVPGVHSTTMVYHHYEPADAIDAA
- a CDS encoding MgtC/SapB family protein produces the protein MDVLLSYWSPAALATNGLILLHLLGALAVGLLLGYERSFHGRAAGMRTYGLVCLASAALTVVNAYPAMWFGGMGGSGHGAVPGISDPTRVIQGIVTGIGFLGAGVIMREGLSIRGLSTAASIWATSAIGIVIGLGFYAVAIAAALLTILVMSLLRPIERLLPHRSVMHLTLVFSRDKAPSPEDLRVEARKQGFEVVDWAFHLANGSGLFECQLVLQGKGDPDPMELVRSLGTADSVVGFKLSPSRI